In Methanofollis aquaemaris, the genomic window CAGGGAACCCGGCCATCTTCAGGGTGATGACCGCCTTCCTCACTGCAAGTTCCTTGGGGAACTCAAGCCCGATGGCGTCGGTGAGGTTGTCGAGGACCGTCCGGTGGGGATAGAGATCATACTCCTGATGGAGGAGCCCGATATAGCCCTTGGCCCGACCGCGGAACTCGATGCCGGGTTTGGTCATGTCCACCCATCCCTCGCCGATCCGCACATTCATCTCGCCGCCGGTCGGTTCGATGATGCCTGAGATCATCCTGGAGAGCGTGGTCTTCCCGGCGCCGCTCTTCCCGATGATCCCGAAGACCTCCTTCTCCTTCACCTCAAAGGTGACGCCGTCGACGGCCTTGACCATGCCCCGGTCGACTGAGAGATAACGCTTGATGACATCTCGCGCCACCAGCACGTTTTCACCGAGTTCGGCTTCCTCGTACGTCTCGGTGTCGGAGTAACCCTCCATGAAGCGAGCAATGACCTCTTCAGGCTTACCGAGGATCTCGATCTCACCGTCCTTGAGCATGATCGCCCGGTCGGCGACGTCTTCGATGACCTGGGAGAAGTGTGAGGTGACCATCATGCCCATGTCGTTCTTCTCCGCCGCCCCCTTGAGCATCCGGTGGACCAGAGCCGCCGTGCCGGGATCCAGGGTGCCGGTCGGTTCGTCGGCAAAGAGAGTAAACGGTTCCTTGGCAAGTTGCCTGGCAAGCACCACCCGCTGCTTCTCGCCGCCGGAGAGGTCACGGGCGATGTGCATCATCCGGTGGGAGAGACGGACCTCGTCGAGGAGGTCGGCGGCGCGGTTGACCGCCTGCGCCGGGGGATATTTGATGTCCTCAAGGGCATGGAGGACATTCTCGATTACCCGGTCGTTCCCGTACAGCGCAAAGGTACGCTGGAACATGATCGCGGTCCTCGCCATGACCCGCCTCTTCATCGGTTCGTTCTCGGGATCCCAGAGGTCGACGTCGACCGGAACCATCGTCTGGCCGCACTTCGGACATTTCT contains:
- the atwA gene encoding methyl coenzyme M reductase system, component A2, which produces MTALITVENLCMDFGEKRALNNINFEVEEGEIVGIIGRSGSGKTVLLHLIRGVDQPPTEGKVIYHVAACDGCGWVDVPSKAGEKCPKCGQTMVPVDVDLWDPENEPMKRRVMARTAIMFQRTFALYGNDRVIENVLHALEDIKYPPAQAVNRAADLLDEVRLSHRMMHIARDLSGGEKQRVVLARQLAKEPFTLFADEPTGTLDPGTAALVHRMLKGAAEKNDMGMMVTSHFSQVIEDVADRAIMLKDGEIEILGKPEEVIARFMEGYSDTETYEEAELGENVLVARDVIKRYLSVDRGMVKAVDGVTFEVKEKEVFGIIGKSGAGKTTLSRMISGIIEPTGGEMNVRIGEGWVDMTKPGIEFRGRAKGYIGLLHQEYDLYPHRTVLDNLTDAIGLEFPKELAVRKAVITLKMAGFPEEKSRDILDRRPSELSEGERHRVALAQVLIREPRIVILDEPTGTMDAITKVDVKHSIMHAREEMDETFIVVSHDMEFVHDICDRIALMRGGKIIALGEPEEVLARLTEEEREIMGKPTT